A region of Trypanosoma brucei brucei TREU927 chromosome 1, complete sequence DNA encodes the following proteins:
- a CDS encoding N-acyl-L-amino acid amidohydrolase, putative gives MTFISSLIQAVQPEVVQWRRHIHENPCLSHKEQQTADYVESILRSMPAKLDIRRLTPSSVVADLRGGAGDGPTYALRADMDALPLQEESGEPFSSKLPGVMHACGHDAHTAILLGAIKVLCHVKDKICGTIRFIFQHAEEVIPSGAKQLVQLGVLDGVKMIFGLAVDVSNPPGTVLCKSGVLTSACNDFDIVIQGASGHASQPELCIDPIVIGAQVVMSLQTIVSRRIGALTTPVLSIATFQGGRGGYNVIPDTVHLRGTLRCLDSGVQKRVPAMVEEIVAGITSAHGAKHTVSWLEPNIVTYNNEAAYDVVKRVAEHVVSGITFVELPTAMTGVTDFGEYGAVIPGCLFLLGAGNETNNSVSNHNYSSRFRLNENVMVDGVRMFVGLMMTLAVPDAPSPGT, from the coding sequence ATGACGTTTATCAGCTCCCTAATACAGGCCGTGCAGCCAGAAGTGGTGCAATGGCGACGTCACATCCATGAAAATCCGTGCCTAAGCCATAAAGAGCAACAAACAGCAGATTATGTTGAATCCATTCTGAGAAGCATGCCCGCAAAGCTTGACATCAGGCGGCTGACACCTAGTAGTGTCGTCGCTGACCTCCGCGGTGGGGCGGGTGATGGACCTACGTACGCACTGCGCGCTGACATGGACGCCCTTCCGCTGCAGGAAGAAAGTGGGGAGCCCTTCAGCTCAAAGCTACCGGGCGTGATGCACGCGTGTGGTCATGACGCCCACACAGCCATTCTCCTTGGGGCTATCAAGGTCTTGTGTCATGTAAAAGACAAAATATGCGGCACTATTCGGTTTATCTTCCAGCATGCCGAGGAGGTTATTCCAAGTGGTGCAAAGCAACTTGTTCAGCTCGGTGTGCTGGACGGCGTTAAGATGATATTTGGGCTTGCCGTTGACGTTTCCAACCCACCGGGAACAGTGCTGTGTAAGAGCGGTGTTTTAACAAGCGCATGCAACGACTTTGACATCGTGATTCAGGGGGCTAGCGGACATGCCTCACAGCCAGAATTGTGCATTGACCCCATCGTAATAGGCGCACAGGTGGTAATGAGCCTCCAGACAATTGTGTCAAGACGTATAGGGGCACTTACAACACCTGTGCTAAGTATAGCAACCTTTCAAGGCGGCAGGGGAGGCTACAACGTCATTCCTGACACGGTGCATCTACGTGGCACGCTGCGTTGCCTGGATAGTGGGGTGCAGAAGCGGGTTCCGGCCATGGTGGAGGAAATCGTGGCAGGAATTACCAGTGCCCACGGCGCTAAACACACGGTGAGCTGGCTAGAGCCCAATATCGTAACATATAATAACGAAGCCGCATACGACGTTGTGAAGCGGGTTGCAGAACACGTCGTTTCCGGTATAACCTTTGTCGAGCTCCCAACGGCAATGACGGGAGTAACGGACTTTGGTGAGTATGGTGCTGTGATACCTGGAtgtctgtttcttcttgGTGCAGGGAATGAAACTAACAATTCAGTGAGCAATCATAACTACAGCTCTCGGTTTAGGCTGAATGAGAACGTCATGGTGGATGGAGTGAGGATGTTCGTTGGGTTGATGATGACTCTTGCTGTTCCAGACGCTCCTAGTCCAGGAACGTAA
- a CDS encoding hypothetical protein, conserved (GPI-Anchor Signal predicted for Tb927.1.3010 by DGPI v2.04, no cleavage site predicted): protein MRTFLAPTFPRWCGLFAKSPVLLMSISETGLQSAFRRACAEEGVDLREGLPEDVLAAVIAAPGQVTVEEARAQLNSSTSFRVDAGLVHLTADGAREQSQMETMLLKLATKIPPTGVSGAQFRAILEDEAPHFQPSAVGALSLKEAVQRYPRLFDVETDTTGKWFVRPAGVGKDGRASVGKNSGPISIINFCSERALMGNQADYVPLHVAMREESVASEGVLRDLVDSEELSKQLQIRFSVRLRPKRPVTNAFCFVDGDEIGLEAVDAIWKEMNLSDKSTRLVARQPTSRKHNSSDIVAPADMPTYAVVERKARELSLTQSVVLQDVIYMCSLRQFSLYADHIAKLNAFPDADVYVCCPSKVKLVAQKQFVPL, encoded by the coding sequence ATGCGGACGTTCCTGGCACCGACTTTCCCCCGATGGTGTGGACTTTTTGCCAAATCTCCCGTCCTCCTGATGTCCATTTCAGAGACCGGACTGCAATCGGCCTTCCGTCGTGCGTGCGCTGAAGAGGGCGTGGACCTCAGGGAGGGGTTGCCAGAGGATGTTCTTGCCGCCGTCATCGCTGCCCCTGGGCAGGTCACTGTGGAGGAGGCGCGAGCGCAGCTGAACTCTTCAACGTCATTTCGGGTTGATGCGGGTCTAGTGCACTTGACCGCGGATGGTGCGCGGGAACAAAGCCAAATGGAGACGATGCTGCTAAAATTAGCGACAAAGATCCCCCCAACCGGTGTGAGCGGGGCGCAGTTTCGGGCCATCCTTGAAGACGAAGCACCGCACTTTCAGCCGTCTGCGGTGGGTGCGCTTTCACTAAAAGAGGCGGTGCAACGCTACCCTCGCTTGTTTGATGTTGAGACAGACACTACAGGTAAGTGGTTTGTGCGACCGGCTGGTGTGGGAAAAGACGGTAGGGCGTCAGTGGGGAAGAATAGCGGACCAATTAGCATTATCAATTTCTGCAGTGAGAGGGCGTTGATGGGAAACCAGGCCGACTATGTTCCCCTCCATGTGGCTATGAGGGAGGAGAGCGTGGCGAGTGAGGGGGTGTTGAGAGACCTAGTGGATAGTGAGGAACTCAGCAAGCAACTGCAAATACGGTTCTCAGTGAGATTGCGACCCAAACGACCAGTAACGAacgcgttttgttttgttgatggtgaTGAAATTGGTTTGGAGGCTGTAGATGCAAtatggaaggaaatgaatTTGTCTGACAAGTCCACTCGTCTTGTGGCTCGGCAGCCAACCTCGCGTAAACACAACAGCAGTGACATTGTCGCCCCAGCGGACATGCCGACATACGCTGTTGTGGAGCGTAAGGCGCGGGAGTTGTCTCTCACACAGTCTGTTGTCCTTCAGGACGTTATTTACATGTGTTCGTTGAGGCAATTTTCTCTTTATGCAGACCATATAGCTAAGTTGAATGCTTTTCCGGATGCAGATGTGTATGTTTGCTGCCCGAGTAAGGTGAAGCTTGTGGCTCAGAAACAGTTTGTTCCGCTGTAA
- a CDS encoding hypothetical protein, unlikely (unlikely gene predicted by glimmer), whose amino-acid sequence MTGHQDAEKRKPNRGTAPSRDLTQFRAHADCIILIPSLGGTFPVLTPLTSVTAGTAATVVVQPSASLCFT is encoded by the coding sequence ATGACCGGACATCAAGACgcggaaaagaggaagccCAACCGCGGCACTGCCCCGTCTCGCGATCTTACACAGTTCCGCGCACATGCCGACTGCATTATTCTCATCCCCTCGTTGGGGGGCACTTTCCCTGTCCTCACTCCGTTAACTTCTGTAACAGCGGGAACTGCCGCTACCGTCGTTGTTCAACCCTCTGCTTCCCTTTGCTTCACCTAA
- the KREL2 gene encoding RNA editing ligase; RNA-editing complex protein; KREL2 has translation MLRRLGVRHFRRTPLLFVGGDGSIFERYTEIDNSNERRINALKGCGMFEDEWIATEKVHGANFGIYSIEGEKMIRYAKRSGIMPPNEHFFGYHILIPELQRYITSIREMLCEKQKKKLHVVLINGELFGGKYDHPSVPKTRKTVMVAGKPRTISAVQTDSFPQYSPDLHFYAFDIKYKETEDGDYTTLVYDEAIELFQRVPGLLYARAVIRGPMSKVAAFDVERFVTTIPPLVGMGNYPLTGNWAEGLVVKHSRLGMAGFDPKGPTVLKFKCTAFQEISTDRAQGPRVDEMRNVRRDSINRAGVQLPDLESIVQDPIQLEASKLLLNHVCENRLKNVLSKIGTEPFEKEEMTPDQLATLLAKDVLKDFLKDTEPSIVNIPVLIRKDLTRYVIFESRRLVCSQWKDILKRQSPDFSE, from the coding sequence ATGTTGCGTCGCCTCGGTGTACGTCACTTCCGGCGAACGCCGCTCCTTTTTGTCGGTGGGGACGGCAGCATTTTTGAGCGCTACACAGAAATCGACAACTCCAACGAGCGGCGGATTAATGCGCTGAAGGGATGCGGTATGTTTGAGGATGAGTGGATTGCCACTGAGAAGGTTCATGGAGCGAACTTCGGTATCTACTCCATTGAAGGTGAGAAAATGATCAGATACGCAAAGCGCAGTGGCATTATGCCTCCGAACGAGCACTTCTTTGGCTATCATATATTGATCCCTGAGTTGCAGCGATACATAACTTCTATTCGTGAGATGTTGTGCgagaagcagaagaagaagctACACGTTGTGCTCATTAATGGAGAGTTGTTTGGAGGAAAATATGACCACCCTAGCGTTCCAAAGACACGGAAAACGGTCATGGTGGCTGGTAAGCCGCGAACAATAAGCGCCGTGCAGACCGACTCTTTTCCCCAATATAGCCCAGATCTCCACTTTTACGCATTCGACATAAAGTACAAGGAGACAGAGGATGGAGACTACACTACTCTCGTCTACGATGAAGCCATAGAGCTGTTTCAGCGCGTTCCCGGGCTCCTGTACGCGAGGGCGGTCATTCGAGGGCCAATGTCAAAGGTTGCTGCATTTGATGTGGAACGCTTTGTCACAACCATCCCCCCTCTTGTTGGTATGGGCAACTACCCACTGACGGGCAACTGGGCTGAGGGGCTTGTCGTGAAGCACTCGAGGCTGGGAATGGCGGGATTCGACCCCAAAGGTCCAACGGTGTTGAAGTTTAAATGCACAGCGTTCCAGGAGATATCCACAGACCGAGCGCAAGGGCCTCGCGTAGATGAAATGAGGAACGTACGAAGGGACTCCATCAATCGCGCCGGTGTGCAATTGCCAGACTTAGAGAGTATTGTGCAAGATCCAATTCAACTCGAAGCTTCGAAACTACTCCTTAATCATGTGTGCGAGAATCGTCTCAAAAATGTGCTATCAAAGATCGGCACGGAGCCCTtcgagaaggaggaaatgacACCAGACCAGTTGGCCACACTTCTTGCCAAAGACGTCCTGAAAGACTTTCTAAAAGATACCGAACCCTCCATTGTAAATATACCGGTACTCATCCGCAAGGATCTGACTAGGTACGTTATATTTGAGTCCAGGCGGCTAGTTTGCTCACAGTGGAAGGACATTCTGAAGCGTCAGTCTCCTGACTTTAGCGAATGA